The sequence AAGGGTCAAGCGCTCAAGCGCCGCCAAGACGGCCAGGACGCACACATCATCGCGCTCTCCTGGAAGGCTCAGCAACGTCTGCACCGCACATGGCGACGCCTGGACTCAGAGCGCGGCAAGCGACGCACGATCGTCGCGGTCGCTGTCGCGCGAGAACTCGCCGGGTTCTGCTGGGCGATCGCGAACACAGACTGACCGGCCCTGCACCACGTCGGTCAAGGAGGCGGCGGGAGGAACCTGGCCACCACGCGCGAGAGCACCCGCGATCCGGCTATGAGCAACCCCCACACGCACGGGGGCGACGCTCGATCCTAGACCGAAGTTCCCCCTGGCGTGATGGCGGATTTCGCCGGATTTGCTGGTGGTTGCTGGGTTTTTGGAGAGTCTTGCGTGTTCGGGTCGTGTCTACGCGGTGACGGGGGCGTGCCGGGCGAGCTGGTGTGCGTGGGCTTGGAGGGGCGTCGGCTGGGCGAGCTTCTCGAACGTCGCGCTGGAGCCGGCGAGGCGGATCGTGTTGCGGGTCTGGGTCGCGAGCTCGGCGAGCAGGGTCTGGTAGCTGTGCGCGGGCTGTTCGGTGCTCGTGCGCTTGGTCTGCGCCTTTGCCTGGGCGGCGGGTGAGCGGACGGCCTTGGCGACGGGGTCGGGGTTCACGGGTCGGTCCTCGTCTGTGAACAGCAGCGGCTTCCACGCGGCCTTCAGGTGCCAGGTGAGGTGATAGGCGAGCATGCAGATCAGGACGTGCGCCTTGACCCTGTCCTGGAGGTGGTGGTGGATCGGTCGGATCCGCAGGTCGGGCCCCTTGATCGACCCGAACGCTCGCTCTGCCTGCTCGAGGTTCTTGTAGGCGCGCACGACGCCGTCGGTCTGAAGGAGGGCCCGGGCGAGGCTGGTGCGCAGGATGTAGAAACCGTCGAGCGCGGCCTCCGCCGCGATCTGCTCGGCCTTGCGGGCATAGGTGAAGGTGCTCTGCCCGATCGTGATCTCGAAGTGCTTCTTCATCCGGTGGCGCTTTAGCGCTGGGCCGACGGCCAGGCCGATCTGATCGGCACCCCGAAGCGTGCCGTGCGTGACGCGGTGAGCGATCGCCGCGAGATCGGTCTCGGTCGCGTCCAACAGCTCGTCGCGCTTGCGGGCGCGCTGGGCGGCGACGAGCGGGTTGCGGCAGACGATCAGCCGCTCGCCGGGGAAGTCCTCGGGGGCGGCGATCTCGCCGAGGTTCTGCTCGTCAAACAGCGAGGGCTGAAAGGTCCCCGAACGGGCGAGCCGCTTGATCGTCGGGGCCTTCAGCGCGGTGATCCAGTCGACGCCCTCGGTCCCTGAGAGCAGGTCGATGTTCGCCTTGGTGACCATCCCGCGGTCGGCCACGACGACGATCCGCTCCAGGCCGAAGCGGTCCTTGAGCTTTTTGACCTGTGACGGGAGCGTCTTATCGTCGTGGGTCTCGCCGCTGAAGACCTCGATCGCGACCGGTCGTCCGTCCGTGTCGCACAGCAGCCCGTAGACGATCTGCGGCAGGCCGCGCTTGCCGTCCCGGGAGTAGCCGAGTTTGCCCAGCGGGCAGGTTCGTCCCTCGAAGTAGCTCGATGACACGTCGTAGAGCACCATCTCCCCATCCTTGAGGTGACGGCGCGCGAGCCGATCCTCGATCCGCTCCTGGCGATCAAACAGCCAGTCCATCGCCCCGTAGAACTCGTCCTCCTCCGCGCCGGTGACGCCCAGCTCCCGGGCGAGCGTGCACTGCTCAAGCGCCCTGACCAGCCCAAGCTTTGACACCGGTGAGATCACGCGCCCCACGATCATCGCCATGCACAGATCGCGCTGGGGGCTCGGGCGGGGGTCGAGCAGCCCGGGGAGGCCCAGGCGCCCGGCCATCGCCAGCGCGGCGTCGACGTGTCCGGCCGGGAGCGAGCGCTCGATCTCGAACGCGTCCTTGGCGCCCATCAGCGTCTCGCCCGCCAGCACCCGGCGGATCGCGTCGATCGCCTCGGCCGGCAGGTGCGAGAGGTTCGCGAGCGTCTGCTTCTTGACCTTGCCGTCCTCACGATATGAGCGGCGCAGCAGCGTCGAGGTGTACACCGCCTCCCCGGACCTCCGTTTGTTCGTGACTACATGCATCGCACCAGCGGATCTAGCAGGACGAGCCATGAACAGATCATACACCATCCCCGGTACGATTGTCGTGACTACACCACAACGTGACGAAAAGGCCGAAATCCCCGTCGCTACAGGGATTCCGGCCTCACACCGGCCGACTACAGGGGGAACTTCGGCCTAGACAGCGGGCTCTCACGACGAAACCCGGTCCTGCGGTACCCAACCCGCGCATATCAGCCTGACCGCGCGTCGCGCACCCGCCAGGCCCGCCGCCCCCTTGACCGACCAGGATGCCCGCCCCGCCGCGGGCATCCGGTGCTGGGCACTTGATGTCATGAAAGGGGTGGGCCTCTGAGCCGTCCGGTGCCTGAGGCGTATACCTCGGGTGCTGGTCAAACCTCGAACTCTCTGGAGGCCCACATCATGAATTCTGTCGGTATCGATCTACATCGCAACCGCTCGCACATCGCGGTCATCGACGAGCAAGGCGAGCTGTCGCTTTCGCGGCGCATCGTCAACGACCGCGAGACGTTCCTGGAGCTGCTCGGCGA comes from Acidimicrobiales bacterium and encodes:
- a CDS encoding IS1634 family transposase, yielding MHVVTNKRRSGEAVYTSTLLRRSYREDGKVKKQTLANLSHLPAEAIDAIRRVLAGETLMGAKDAFEIERSLPAGHVDAALAMAGRLGLPGLLDPRPSPQRDLCMAMIVGRVISPVSKLGLVRALEQCTLARELGVTGAEEDEFYGAMDWLFDRQERIEDRLARRHLKDGEMVLYDVSSSYFEGRTCPLGKLGYSRDGKRGLPQIVYGLLCDTDGRPVAIEVFSGETHDDKTLPSQVKKLKDRFGLERIVVVADRGMVTKANIDLLSGTEGVDWITALKAPTIKRLARSGTFQPSLFDEQNLGEIAAPEDFPGERLIVCRNPLVAAQRARKRDELLDATETDLAAIAHRVTHGTLRGADQIGLAVGPALKRHRMKKHFEITIGQSTFTYARKAEQIAAEAALDGFYILRTSLARALLQTDGVVRAYKNLEQAERAFGSIKGPDLRIRPIHHHLQDRVKAHVLICMLAYHLTWHLKAAWKPLLFTDEDRPVNPDPVAKAVRSPAAQAKAQTKRTSTEQPAHSYQTLLAELATQTRNTIRLAGSSATFEKLAQPTPLQAHAHQLARHAPVTA